In the Pecten maximus unplaced genomic scaffold, xPecMax1.1, whole genome shotgun sequence genome, ATTTAAGTttaatttaacttaaatatcaaatgcacacaAACTTCAGTAAAGTACCTCAGTTTAGAATCCTTAGATATCAACACATGTTATTCTTTTGTCatttgacaatgatttaaagTTGAGAAAAGGAACCAAAAGCAGTATACTGTAGTGATGGCCGATGATTTATCGACTCTGGAACGGAAATGtagtaagttttttttattttagtgcGTGTTCGCAACGGGAAATCTGATTGGTAGACAGCTCTGAAAACAAAACTGCATGTAACAATAATAGTCAACCAATCAGACTGTCCGTTTTAAAACAGCTCTGAGATAAATActctacttccgttccacagttgATGCATCGTTCaatcttcaagtgttacaccttgttgatatagtaggagtaggcgctaattttttttctacaaataCTGTCCAGATGCAGAAGCCTGTACTGAGACACTGATTAATTGGTGGTACATTGGTAATTAAAACTTAATACCTTGAAAAGGGATAAAATTCTGGTGTGTGTTTGGATAATATTACAAAAtctcatgttttgtttaattaacTCTATAACAGAGTCTGATTTCTTTTTGAAAGAATTTCAACCccattccaaaaaaaaaaaaaaaatagaatttaaCAATATTGCAGGACACAAGATTTAAAAAGTGCTAAAAAAATGCTCAGTCTGTGAACCTTGAACAGAAGCTTGTTTTTTTTGTCTATAAATTTAGTATTGATTTTCAGGACACTTGTGTTTATAAAATGCATTAAGATCTAATACTAGATACATATATTTTAGTAggctttttatttattttttgtatgttttgatgTCATGATGTGAAGTAATTCCACTATAAAATGTGACATCCATATGAGAATGTGTTAGTTTCTAGACTAACTGAActcgttaaaaaaaaatgcttgaTTTCCCTGTCAGCAACTGTCTTATATAATCCAGTTAATGTAATCACTCCTATGTAGTTGTTACACTGATGATAATATCGTTTATTTACAGCAAGAGCAACGAAATACATGCTGCCAAACACCATTATGTCAAACTCTTGTCCAAAGTGTTTTCGGCGATGAGAAAGGTGAGTTAAAGTGTGTCTCCATTGGAGGCAGCAGTGTTGGCATCTTTGGACTGGAACCTGAGTTTTATCTCTGTAAAATCTTATAACTTACAAGTCTTTAATTTAGGACTGGAGCCTATAGATTATCTCAGTAACTCTTACAACCTGACAAGTCTCGATCTCAGGAGTGGTGTCCAGTTTATCCCCATAAATCAAAACTGCCTGACCGTTGAAGCAACACAGAATAATGACTAAGTTGAAATTTTTCAGTATGCAGAACATCGGAGGGCGAAACACAGGAAAACTTGCCAAGCTCGAGACTTCAGACAAAGATATGTCTGTCAGAAAGTCATGGCAACATGGAAAGGCCTGGTGgttcaggggagacaattcaagCACAAAGCCGACCAGAAATACCATGAGACATCTAAAATTCTCCTCAGGTAGACTAACATTTCCCCTGTgaaaaaaacatggaaaaatttgatttaatgtttgggtttttgttttcattttcattttacatgtccttacttttgaaaaaaaaaatgatgaaaatgttaagtttacaatatttacaaatcaCATTCTACCGTTAATGCTGTAacagaagattttttaaatacattagGTATAAGGTACACTagttgatattaaaaaaaaaatattcatgtcTCTAACATTTATCTCTAGATTATaaatacgtatacatgtatcaccaatTTATGGTAAAATTATACCTAGGACGATTTCAGtggaaatatataaaattacatatttatctAAATGTGTAAATGTGTTTACTTTTTTATGCATAAATGTATATTGCatgataatataaaaacaaattgaatgtACATGGATATCAATGGACAATATCACTGGACAATATCTATGGACAATATCATTGGACAATATCTATGGACAATATCACTGGACAATATCTATGGAAAATTTGCTGTAATTCATCAGACGATAAGAACAATTTTTTTACCTATGTGATTTCATAATTTACCAGTTTGCTATATTTTACAGGCAAACACTAAAAACTTGGCATGAGAATGTTGAGACTCAGATTCTAGATAGAATTATCAACCAGACTGCAAAGCTACACTATAGGAGATGTCTACTAGGCAAGGTAACTTTAGTTAGATAGAATTATCAACCAGACTGCAAAGCTACACTATAGGAGATGTCTACTAGGCAAGGTAACTTTAGTTAGATAGAATTATCAACCAGACTGCAAAGCTACACTATAGGAGATGTCTACTAGGCAAGGTAACTTTAGTTAGATAGAATTATCAACCAGACTGCTCAGCTACACTATAGGAGATGTCTACTAGGCAAGGTAACTTTAGTTAGATAGAATTATCAACCAGACTGCTCAGCTACACTATAGGAGATGTCTCCTTGGCAAGGTAACTTTAGTTAGATAGAATTATCAACCAGACTGCTCAGCTACACTATAGGAGATGTCTACTAGGCAAGGTAACTTTAGTTAGATAGAATTATCAACCAGACTGCTCAGCTACACTATAGGAGATGTCTACTAGGCAAGGTAACTTTAGTTAGATAGAATTATCAACCAGACTGCTCAGCTACACTATAGGAGATGTCTACTAGGCAAGGTAACTTTAGTTAGATAGAATTATCAACCAGACTGCTCAGCTACACTATAGGAGATGTCTACTTGGCAAGGTAACTTTAGTTAGATAGAATTATCAACCAGACTGCTCAGCTACACTATAGGAGATGTCTACTAGGCAAGGTAACTTTAGTTAGATAGAATTATCAACCAGATTGCTCAGCTACACTATAGGAGGTGTCTACTAGGCAAGGTAACTTTACATGGATTTTAATTGTTACAACAGCCttcattttgatattgggaaAACTTTGTCTACTTGGCAAGGTAACTTTACATGGATTTTAAATGTTACAACAGCCttcattttgatattgggaaAACTTTGTCTACTTGGCATGGTAACTTTACACAAATCAAAAGCATTTTGGGAGTCATTGGTCGCAATGGTGTGGTATCTTGAAAACAATCTTTAATCAGTAACATATTTCTGTATGGGAATAGGCACCAAGACATTTATCTTCTAAAACAGGCTAATTGTTTGCCACCTGAATAACCAACATGAGAGATTTTATCCTATGGTGTAGTACACATGATCCTATATCTAACTGTAGGTGCTGACCACCTGGCATAGGTATGCTGCCATCCATGCCTACAAGAAGTCCGAGACAAGACAATGGGTGGAATCTACACAGGAGGCGTTAAGTCGGAGTCAGTGTCCCTTTACAATCCACTGTATTAAAATACATAGTCGGAGTCAGTGTCCCTTTACAATCCACTGtattaaaatacataaacaaatatgtacCTTTAGAAAAGTGTTCTGAATTGATGAAAAAATTGTGCTGGTTATGAAAAGAAAAGTATTAGTGCATATTGTGATTTAAAAGGATGTTTTCTTTTCATCTTTgagcaaaaagaaaaaaaatatataatcaaaaagaaaataaataaagggAAAAAAGATGTATGTAACTTAAAACTTACATCGTACAACATAGAGAAAAGTAACCAGACTGTAACCTTTGTTGTTACAGATAAACTACAGAGGTACTTTGGTCAGTGGAGACTAGCCAGGGAACGATCACTGCTCTTCCAGTTACGACAGGCCCAGGCCGAGCAACATCACAACCGTTATATACTACAGCAGGTGTTTAGGGCCTGGGGAACATTCACAGAACAGTCGCACTCAAAAAAGGTGAGACCGGGGAATGTTAACAGAACAGTCACACTCAAAAAAGGTGAGTCCGGGGAACATTCACAGAACAGTCACACTCAAAAAAGGTGAGTCCGGGGAATGTTTACAGAACAGTCACACTCAAAAAAGGTGAGTCCGGGAAACATTCACACTCAAAAAAGAGTGAGTCCGGGGAACATTCACAGTCCAGTCGCTCTCAAAAATGGTACAGccatttacaaaaatgtaagtGTTCTCTATATGAAACAGAAGTCactcattttgaaaatgttttcccTACCTCAAAATCTTTTCAAAGCGAACATTTCCTTTCTGTAGAAGAAGTCTCTAAATTTTCAATAGAAAATTCTTAATGTGAAAACGTTCCAAAATTTTCTTGACAAAAATGATCAAGAAGTGAAATGTGTCTTTTGAGGGTTGTCTAGTCTGAACTCCAGCCTAGTTTCAAGGTTTGTAATTGAATTCTACTTTAAAGATACTCTTGTTTGACTGCAGTTGCTGACAAAGCAGTGTAACTGGTTCAACAATAAACGACTGACGATCCGTTTCTTTGCTACATGGAAGTCTCAGTATAATCTGGCAGAAGAAGAGCACAGGAAATCAGGATTAGCGTTGTGGCACTGGAGCCTCGTCGTACAGAGAAaggtatactgtttactgagTCATCAGTTTATTATCACTGCTGTAGGTGTAGGGTGATAGAAAAAAATTCTTTGTCAAGGTCACTGCTAGTCCAAACGAAAACACATTTAGGATATCCAAGtttgaaatacaataaattTAAGACTGGGAACCTGGAATTGACACCAAGGATTGCAAAAAAGACACAAGATATCAGACCCTTTCGAAACAAATTGAGAGTTTGGTCTAGACTAGtagaaatgaattaaactgcaaCATACAGTTGTTTTGACATTCCAGGAtgtgtcagtgatgctaaggacgTACAGTGGTCATAGGAGGCGACCAAACTCAAAACTGGTCAagagaaatgtcaaaatcaggaTGGGGTGGTGCAAAAAATCCATTAttcaataattttcataattttcaaaattttcaatattggatttttAAAGAACATTAAAATGCATGTGTGCATTCTGAACTGTTTCCCTATTCAAATGAAGTAAAACGTTATGATAATTCTCAGGGAATACAAAatccaccaacagtgtctgcCATCTGATTACCTTGGTTTTCTAGATCAATATCAaagttaatttaaaaaaaactactttAAAATATAACAGCGCCTTTTATGTAGAAATCAAGTTTTATAAATCAAGTTTTTGCACTGCTgttatatgaaaacaaattggAACATATTTGTTCAAACCATGAAACTTCTTTCAAGATACTAAATAGAATATGAAGTATTTGTGGACTATTTTCTGGTGTCCCAGTTATATGTCAATTAGTGTCCCTGTTATATGTCAAATGGTGTCCCAGTTATATGTCAAATGGTGTCCCAGTTATATGTCAAATGGTGTCCCAGTTACATGTCAAATGGTGTCCCAGTTATATGTCAAATGGTGTCCCAGTTACATGTCAAATAGTGTCCCCGTTAAATGTCAAATGGTGTCCCAGTTATATGTCAAATGGTGTCCCAGTTATATGTCAAATAGTGTTCCAGTTATATGTCAAATGGTGTCCCAGTTATAACAAATGTTGTCCCTGTTATATGTCAAATGGTGTCCCTGTTACATGTCAAATGGTGTTCCAGTTATATGTCAAATGGTGTCCCAGTTATATGTCAATTGGTGTCCCTGTTACATGTCAAATGATGTCCCAGTTATATGTCAAATGGTGTTCCAGTTATATGTCAAATGGTGTCCCCGTTAAATGTCAAATGGTGTCCCTGTTATATGTCAAATGGTGTCCCTGTTACATGTCAAATGATGTCCCAGTTATATGTCAAATGGTGTTCCAGTTATATGTCAATTGGTGTCCCTGTTACATGTCAAATGGTGTCCCAGTTATATGTCAATTGGTGTCCCTGTTACATGTCAAATAGTGTCCCTGTTATATGTCAAATGGTGTCCCAGTTATATGTCAAATGGTGTCCCAGTTATATGTCAAATGGTGTCCCCGTTAAATGTCAAATGGTGTCCCCGTTATATGTCTAATGGTGTCCCCGTTATATGTTAAATGATGTCCCTGTTATATGTCAAATAGTGTCCCTGTTATATGTCAAATGGTGTCCCTGTTATATGTCAAATGGTGTCCCtgttattaggtcacctgagacaaagtctcaagtgacctattcttatcgccttttgtccgtcgtcgtccgtcgtgtggtgtgcgtcgtgcgtcgtccatcttccgtccgtaaacaatttacattttcaacttcttctccaaaaccactgaactaaattcaatgaaatttggcagggagcttctatggctaaaggtcaaccaaaattgtgaattatatggtccccatcccccaggggcctgaggggccgggccaaaaagggtcaaattgactaaaacttcaaaaatcttcttctctactctcaggtaaggtggaatcaaacactcttcatagatgaaagggtcttaaggtgctttaccaaaattgtgaatttcatgaccctggggtctcatctttgcccctggggagtgggtaaactttactatagtttatatagggaaatcacatttttgactattatttgttggatttgtgttggaattcattctaacttggttcaaattatcagcataggatgacagtttgatggtatgtacatgttggccctggttgacccccaggggctggtgggcggggccaaaaagggtcaaattgactgaaatttcaaaaatcttcttctctactctcagatatggtagaatcaaatactcttcatagatggaagggtctaaaggtgctttaccaaaattgtgaatttcatataccctggggtctcatgtttgcccttggggagggggtaaaccttactatagtttataaagggaaattTTTGACTATAgctattatttgtttttattggaattctttctaactttgttaacattatcagcttgggatgacagtttgatggtatgtacatgtttgccctgactgacccccaggggctggtggggggggggggggggggggggggggcaaaaagggtcaaattaacttaaattttaaagatcttcttcttacaacccaaataaggtagaatcaaatactcttcatagatggaagggtcttaaggtgctttaccataattgtgaatttcctagccctggggtctcatgtttgccccatgggaggggataaactttactatagttgtagggaaatcacatttttgactatcatttgttttatttgttttgaaattcattctaaatttgttaacattatcggCATGGGATGACTGCatgcttaatggtatgcacatattggctCTGACTGATCCCTTAGACTGATGGGTcaggccaaaaagtgtcaatcaaatttactgaaatatttcaaaaatcaggtgaccgttaaggtccatgggcctcttgtatgtcAAATGGTGTCCCTGTTACATGTCAAATGGTGTCCCTGTTATATGTCAAATGGTGTCCCAGTTATAACAAATGGTGTCCCAGTTATATGTCAAATGGTGTCCCAGTTATATGTCAAATAGTGTCCCTGTTACATGTCAAATGGTGTCCCTGTTACATGTCAAATGGTGTCCCAGTTATATGTCAAATAGTGTCCCCGTTAAATGTCAAATGGTGTCCCAGTTATATGTTAAATGGTATCCCAGTTCTAATCTTCTAATCATTATTTCAGTTCTATCAGGACTAGTCTAGTAACATAGGATAGTTATTTTCATCTGGAAAGAGTGACTTTCATGACCAAAtggattttatttcacttcaagACCTGCTTAACACTTCCAAGGCATACAGACCAAGAAAAGGGATTAATaaacttgttttatatatttgttgtgaTTTTTAAACTGAATTATTTATTATCTAGACAACAATGTTTTACTTAATCTTGTTTGAAGGCTTTGGTCACCTGGTATGTGGAAACTCAGAACAAGAAGCGAAAGAAACAGCGCCTCCTGGAGGCACTGGAGAGAAGAAGGAAACGATTACTAAGACAAGGAGTGGTTCAATGGCTCACGATGGCATCAGACCTTACAGAGATGAGGGCCAAGTTTGCAGCACAGCAACATGCTAAGGttattcaatgaaaaaaaaattgatttgaaaaaaaaacattttttaaaagctTATTATTTTCATAATAATGAATATGTTCCTATGATCACAAACAGCCTTTTGAtaggaaaaataaaatttggaaGGATTTTTAGCTGTGTTCTTGTTAACAGATATACTTCAGATTTAAAGAAATCTTTTTGACGAGTATATTTAAGATATAAGAACATTTTGTAGTCATATTGTGATTAATTGTCAAAGGGATGTAACACTTATgcaaaaacaatttaaatcaaattgaaGTTTAATGATgtgatgaatttttttttatgatgtcTGAGATAGATGAAATGCATTTCAGgaacaatttgtttttaaatttgcaGTTTCAAATTAGAattatgcatatacatgtattgagtTCTACGGACATGATTTTCTCATGTTACAGAATGCGTTTGTAAAGCATCAGCTGATCCAGAGGTGTGCACTTCACTGGCGACATTGGACAGCGAAGAGGAAGctacaaaggggagataactacaaagTTCCTAGCAAACAGCCAATCGCTCCCCCATCCTCACACAGCGATGTCTTCTATCTCAAAGTCTCGGATCTACCAGGCAGGAAGCAGATTGCCACTGCAGAAGTGGGAGTACCACAGCCTGTTCTCTCTGCATCACCTGGTAAAAGTGGAGCTACCAATCCTACGTCTGGGCTGGAAGTCCCTGCACCAAATCTGAGGTAAATGTATCGTTATTTACCAGAGATACAACACATAGAATTCTctttttcttgataaaaaggaGGAAAATGAACACCATAATGAGAGTATCATTGGtctatttttttctctatttaCTCTGAGACATTAGACCTGCAGGTTTTGTGAGTTAAGTTGAGGAATTTAGACTGAACCTAAGAATAATTATATCAGCGTTGGTGAAGATGATGTGtatttcattgtgatatatCCAACTCATTGAGACATTGACTGCCAACTGTTGTCTATGAGACAGACCAATCATTAGGACTTAAGGTGTTATTtctgtatatctgtatttatttctgtatatctgtatataatgataataatttagTTTTATATACCGCTATATCACAGCAATATAGCTGTCTCAATGAGGCTCACAAATTATTTAGTATAATACATCTGTATTTCGAAACATTGGCCATGCCtgttgattttcaaaataatgaacTCCATATGTTATATTCATCTTCTTATTCAACATGCAGAATAGAACGACAgtttaaatatcacatttagGAGCAAGTGTTTTAGTAGATATCGGTCCTTTATACAGGTTACAGTCCCGGAGGAAACCTCGTCATCCAGCTTTTTTGGCTGATTCTTTGAAGAGAGCAGGACTGATTGTTAAGGAACCAGATATAACGTAAGTGTAAATAATCTGTAAAATAGTGTTTTTAATTATTGTAAATTTATGTAGTTGCGTAATGCATGTGCTGTTCCTGTTTGTGACACTTTGTTATTTCTCGGTCAATAATGATTTTACGATTAATTAGGATAATGACACTTCACAATgaaagttttttgttttctggttTAACAAAGATGATGAGTTGAGAAAAAAGACAATTATTTAAACTTTCTAATACAGGTTATATTTAAACTTATAGGAGCCAAAATAATCTTTGAGGAAAAAATGTAGTTTGAAATTTTTGTTAGGTTTGTAACTCCATTTCTGTCAGAGGCATatatgtttcaaaaatatttgatagtttttacattacatacataacaGGCCTGGTATTCTAACATTCTCCTTGTAGAAGTGACCCTCTTCAAAGGAATTCTACTTCTCCGTCACAGACTGAGGACAATCCTGTGCCAAATGAAgaaataacacaaacagaaaAACTGGAAAACATACCATCTTCCTATATACCAAAATCTGATATGTTCTTGCCCGGTACGACTGTTGTTCATCCTACTCAGCCTACAGATTTCATAACAAGGAATGTGAGCGAGTTGCCACCTTTATTACAAGAGACGAAACTGGTGTCTTGGAAACCAAACAGTGAAAAGACCCAGATTTCCAAGCTTTCTCTTGAAAGTGATCAAAGAACTACAAACACACTCAGGAAGCAAATGCCAAAATCAGAGGCTTTAGAGAAATGTGTAGAAAACAGGGCATTAGATTACCATGATACAAAGTCAGAATTTCGGCTTCTTACCCCCGCTGATTTCATGACCCCGGGCAGTTGTGATGGAGATACTGACTTTTCACCCCTGTCAACGCCACGATCTGTCGATTCTGAGAGGAGTAATTTAGAGATACCATATTCTAAGGAATCAGCTGATAAACAAATTATCAGGATCAGAAACCATCTGAAGGAGTTTGAGAGGAAGAAGAAAAAACTCAGGTACAGtgttatttaacaaaatattgaaaataattttatattaaaagcaatatttgtttatacatatatatttgttttttcacatgaaaaatattaataatagaTCATGATCATTGCTTATAATCTAAAGCTGTACActtaaaatatttgttgaaaggAATATAATCACAAGTGGAGAACTTTTTGTGTATGTGAAGGCTTCGTTTGAGACCCCATATACATCATCGAGAAGTTCTTGTATAGGATCACACACCTCTCCATATAGGATCACACACCTCTCCATAGTGTGAACCGAAAACAGCCCTAAACCTTTGTTGTGTTCAGGGCCCTTATTCAAGAAACCATTTtcaaacatgattttttttttgcgggctattccattaaaatatctacctgaacCCAGGACTCCAAAATATATCACTTCCATCCATAGTTGAATTTCCTTCCTATTACTTAAATATGTAATAGCCCTCAGCTGAACATTCTTCAAAATCACtgataaaatcatgaaataacagtttaaaagaaaaattgatatattgaaaataatgtcTCACTTGAAAAATAGTAATTCAAATATTAGATTTATAACCAAACGTATTTGAGTCTGAgcacaaaatgtgtatttaagTATGACTATGGTTTAATGAATACAGGTCCAGATCTATCCCTATAAGTAAATTTAGTTCAGTtggtaaatttgtttttaaaaatcatcTA is a window encoding:
- the LOC117320607 gene encoding protein SFI1 homolog; the protein is EFVHEHYCTSLVEKSFKGWRAYINDCKHSKSNEIHAAKHHYVKLLSKVFSAMRKYAEHRRAKHRKTCQARDFRQRYVCQKVMATWKGLVVQGRQFKHKADQKYHETSKILLRQTLKTWHENVETQILDRIINQTAKLHYRRCLLGKVLTTWHRYAAIHAYKKSETRQWVESTQEALSRNKLQRYFGQWRLARERSLLFQLRQAQAEQHHNRYILQQVFRAWGTFTEQSHSKKLLTKQCNWFNNKRLTIRFFATWKSQYNLAEEEHRKSGLALWHWSLVVQRKALVTWYVETQNKKRKKQRLLEALERRRKRLLRQGVVQWLTMASDLTEMRAKFAAQQHAKNAFVKHQLIQRCALHWRHWTAKRKLQRGDNYKVPSKQPIAPPSSHSDVFYLKVSDLPGRKQIATAEVGVPQPVLSASPGKSGATNPTSGLEVPAPNLRLQSRRKPRHPAFLADSLKRAGLIVKEPDITSDPLQRNSTSPSQTEDNPVPNEEITQTEKLENIPSSYIPKSDMFLPGTTVVHPTQPTDFITRNVSELPPLLQETKLVSWKPNSEKTQISKLSLESDQRTTNTLRKQMPKSEALEKCVENRALDYHDTKSEFRLLTPADFMTPGSCDGDTDFSPLSTPRSVDSERSNLEIPYSKESADKQIIRIRNHLKEFERKKKKLRKLHKQHQQLRDWIRLEEAKGQPDVDVNQVRVEVEQMEIELELLRTSVEEDKPHCAKLVKTVTQLVQELHSID